The region GagctgttttaaacaaaaaaaattatttgctttatttttctcagtctaGTCTGGGGTTTATTCACATGGTACAGCTGTTTGCTTCATTGCTACAACTTGAAAGCAACTTCTGATGAGAGTTCAAAGATAGAACTTGGGAGGGAACAGCTCTTGTTCCCAGGAGAGGGACAGGTCCTCTCAGGGAGTTCAACTGTCTTCATCAGATACtcttgcaaatctttatttatCTATAGTATTTTCTCACCATGAAGCATAAAAATTTAGAAACTGATTAGGGAAGAGAGATGGTGCTGTACTTTTTGCAGAGAAGTTGAAACTGGACAGACATCCTTCTGTGTGGGTGATATTGGAGTTATCACCTGTAACattcctggttttattttccattgtttcCAGTTCCATGCTGCCTTTCATTCCTTTATGTAACTGAGCCATTCTTTGAAATTCAGCCACCTTTTCGTTGGTTTGGTTATGCTGAAATGCAGATGTAGTTGCAAAACTAActgttgtttcctttcctgGCTTCTCTATTCCCAGTTTCCCTTGGCTGCCTGGAAATGAAATCCAGAACCTGCTGTTTCTTTGCACAGCCTGTTGTGCAAGGTTCTCACCACATCTGCAGACCTGTTATTTCACTTACCCCTTTTGTGCCCCCTTTCTGGGTAGGATCATGATTTTATGCTTGGCATCTCTTATAGCTCATTCTCAGAGTGTTTTGTGTGCCTCTCAGTTCTTCTTGCTCTGCAGAATTCAGCAGTTATAGCAATGCTGATAGCTGACCAAGTGTCCTAGAGCATCTTCAGCTGAGACAGAAGTGACAACAGCATTTGGGAGCTAAAGCCTCGTAGCCTATTtgtttgcatgtatttttgcaGACTTCTATGTGTAACCTAAGCACCCTTAAAATTACTTAGATTCTtcaaaaaaaagagacaattcCTAGACATTGATCCTACAATTCCTTAGAATTGCTCTATAGTTGAAACTAAAAAGGTCATAACAGTGAAATGTCAAGTAAAGCAATTGAGAGTAACTGAAAGATAAATGCTCAGAGCAACTGATTCTCTTCCCTTCATTTGTGAGAAGGGGTGTTTTCCTTTTTcgtatttattttacagaaaagtcCCAGAAGTCACAGAAATTGTCATTTTGGTCAAAATTAAAGCTAGCCAGTCATATGctttcctaagaaaaaaaaagctcagaataTTTCAGTAAAGTGTTTAACAACTCTCTTCCCCCAGCTCAGCAGTTATAAATAATTGTTGTCGTAATTTGTTTATATTACATTTGAACTTATCTGGCAGCTTTTAGCCAAAGGCACTTCTAATAGTGTTGATTAAGTAGGAACATTGTTTGACACTCTGTCCCTTGTTTCGACAGAGCTGCCAAGTGTCTGATGGTGACGAGTTTTGCAAGCATTAAGGTGTTACTGAAGCCTTATAGCAGGGTGAGGCTGTTGGCTATGCTTCACCCACACTAGGCGAGAATTTGGTTATTGCTTTGCTGTAGTGTGATGGAAGTGCTGGTATGACAGGATTAACGAATGTATTCCTTTGAGGTCCAGATCACTTTCTCATTGCTTCTGCTGTAACAGATCAGGTGATGCATAAAACAGCTATTGAAGTTTAACTCTGTGTAGTGCCTGGGTGAGAAGCTTTTCCAGTATGAATTTACTCGTACTCGCAGAATTATCAAACCTGTAGAAATGCATTATTaccatgtattttatttccacattGTCCATTGAGACACCTGCAGTGTTTTCCTGTCTCTGTGGGATTTGGACTTCTCTTCCCCCAATGCCCATGTCAACTCTAATCATAAGCAAGCAGCCTCAACTGCTTTTTAAGAATAAAGCTGTATTTGGGGAAAGCTtcatttgcaaagcatttttgaACTCTAAGTAGTGTTGACTTTTTCATGgtatatttacaaatattgcTCGATTATATATGAATACAGTGGAACCTTCTTCAGCAGACTCCAACTTTCTTGCCTATAGCACAGTGCTCTTGCTGTGATAGATGCCAAGGGATATAAACCTTTGCTGTGCTCCCTCTGTCCATCAAGGGCTGGATCTCCATTGCAGGGGGAATATGCAGACTTCACTGCAGTTTGGCTTCTACCTCTAGGACGCAGCCTAGTGAATGTCCCACTGTTCCAGTGGGGTCTGGTTCTCCCAAACAAAGAAGGCAAGGCCAAGACACAACTTGCCTGTCTTTGTCTGTAAGATCGACCAGAAAGCTGAGTGGTGCTTGCAGAAGGTGACACTGTTAAAAGTTAACTGTACCTCTTGAGTGTCTGCTGTCCATCCCCAAATGGATAATGTGATGTGTGTTAtcttaaaatatgaattaattATTGGTCTAATAGCTGTGTTTTGGCAAATTTGAAATAGTTTGTCTCTGTATAGTTGTGTGGTATATCCTACCATGTTAGTGTCTGGCTGCACTGCAGATCTGGGCTGCTGGGGTGATGTGTGAGCCTGTGTACAGAGAGTCGTTTCTCTTAGTATTATGGGGAAGAGTGGGTTGACTCAAACAAATGGTTTTATTTGAATAGTTTCATACAGAACGGTGGCATTTTTGCTCTTGGGAGGGCTGGCTAGGTGGTATAGTGTGGGGAGGACCTTTCCCCCAACGCCAAACAGCTTCCTCTGGTAAATACGTATTGCTTCTCCGTGAAACGGGGTGGTGCTTCAGTTGTGGTCTGAAGTCATGTCAGATGTAATACCTTATGTTCTAGTCTTTaccaaagaaaattttttctcttcattggTAAAGATGGCTTTCACCTTGGTATCCATGGGGTAGCACAGTGTCCTCGAGTCTGTAcaagagcaagaaagaaaacagcaggttGCATTAGAGACTACTGTATCCTCCTCGCACCTGAGAGAGAAGGAGGTAAAGCTGTGAATGGAACTGAACAGCTGTGATCTATATACTCCATTGTTACTTCCTTTTTCCATGTAAAGACTCGTTAGGAGCAATGTAATTGTATTAAGGTGTGTAGGTGATTTAGCAGGTACTTTACATCTGCTTCTAGGTAGGTCATGGCCAAACtcttctgaaatgctgtttgcCTCTAGGAATAAGTAGGACATGGGAACTGTGTAATTGCTTCCCAGCCATGCTGTCAAGCAGCACCTTCCTTAGACAGGGAGACATGAGGCACACCTCTTTATCTCTGAGCACTCATCAATGTGAATGCAAACAGGTGACGTAAGCCTCTTGGCTGTGTGCTAAAGAGGTGGTGCTAGAAAAATACTTCTACTGGAAGTACTATCTCCAGTGTGCCCTAACTGTTGCTTTACCAGAGTTTGGGGTAAGTGGTATACTTTACTTTAAATTGATGTGCTTGAGGACTGTCTAATTAAGAGCATGTTCAGATTTCCCAAATTTTAcactgtgtgtatgtgtatacacatttttgtttgcagCTCAGTGTTTATTTATTCATCTCTTTGTGCCTTTTTGCAGtattccttcttccctccatcAGCTCTGTAGCAGCAGGGGAGTTGCATGTTTTGTGCAAGGCCAGTTTGTTCAGAAAGCATATTCCCTGTCACCATACTTCACAGGGGGAATCCTGCATGCCAAGCAAATTTCCTTAATTTGTTCAGGAACAACACTGCCATAGCCTTGGATGTTTTATCACACAATAGCGTTGTGATATTCGTGTCCTGGAGGCAAAAGTACGAGCCTGTTAACAGCAATGCCTGTTAATATGAAACTACCTTGGACTAGGAAATCCACTGAACAAAAGCAGTACTTGCTTTGCAGAGCATGCCTTCTTGGCAAGTCACGATCTGGATGTGCGTGTAGGCTTCAGAGTGGCAGCTGTATGTATGGGCACAGCTAAAGGGATGGCTGTGGGGGTCCTCTCAGCAATGGAAAAGGCCAGTGGAGTTTTCGCAGCATTTGTTCATAGCCCCTACCCATCTGCATGCTAGGCAAAGTGCAAAGCCAGAGCTGAATGGGATGCAAGGAGGGGTTTACAAAACGCAAAAATCCTGGAGAGCTTGATGTGGAGTCTAAAACTGTGTCCATCAGTGAGTTTTTTTCAGCCAAGGAGTTCTTACTCTTAGAAGCGAGATTTGGAATGGATCATTCTAAAATGAATTaagttgggttggtttttttgttcagttttttttttggtgaccCGATATAACTGTattatcatttttttctgattcttccTTTTCTACCTCCCACTGTCTCGATATACAAAGTATGGAAATGTGGAAGAAAGGACTGGAAGGTGTGAAGCTATAAAgcctaatttaaaaaagaaaagcaaaactggaaggaaaatatgGGATGGGTTTATAGTAACAGGGCCATGACTTTTAAAAACTCCACAGCAGTTTTTGCTATGAATatattttgctgtgaaaatattcttatttctgTTGTGAGGAGCTGGTTGTGTCTGGGCCCTGAGACTGCAGGTCTCAGAAGTAGAGGGTGGAgatcactttttaaatatttgtacagGGAGGAGGACAAGGCTTGAAACTTTTATGAAAATAGCTCTTTGCACGTCTCCAGGGATAGGTTAACTGTGCAGGGTTTCACAAGAACCACTCCTTGGAGATACTTGAATAATAGAGTGACATTATGGGGTGCAGTGAAAGGTGTGTGCATTTCAAAAGACTAAGGAGAAAATTTCCTTCTCAAGCAAATCCATTTTTATGCCCTTCCTCTGAAGAGCTTCTAGTCCTCTATCAGTCATTCACAAATTGTATTTGTTACCAGCCGTATGGAGAATTGAGGTTTAAATGGTCCAAACGGTGTGGTGTGTTTGTCCGAACAGATACTCTACAAATCAGATGTGACACTAGGAATACCTTTAGGTTTTACTTCCCCAAGGTCTAACCTTGACCTTTCTGTTTTAACCAGAGCTTTCACCCGGCTCTGTCCAGTGGAAGGGTGCAGCTGAACCATAACAGTTTCATACAGCTCCAGGTAAGAGCTGTAgctccctttcttcctctgaaaggCCTTGTGCAGGGCGCAAGCTAAATTAGCTTTCTTACAACATAAATTAGCAGTGATTAGGTGATACAACCATTTGtatcttttattaaaagcatGTTCTGTATCCCGATAGCTAGCTATCAAAATACCAAGAAGTCAAGGCAAATACTGTACAAGTGGGATAGCATAGTAAAAGACATGAAGCTAGCTTGTCTTCGTATAACACGCTGGTCCAAAGCTTTGCATTCAGGCCATTTTAAGTAACAATTAATTTAGGGATATTGAAGCTGAAAGAACATACACTTGCATAGAGGGGGAGCTTACACAGCCCTTTGCCCTTGGAAGACATTTGAGGGCAAAAGAAACACCATGTAAGAGATGGAAGTCTAAATGAAATCCAGTCTTTAGTAAACCTTCttgtctgctttttaaaatactcttccctttcttctagAGCATTTGAATGAAAAGACCCTTTGCAGAGCTACAAGGTAGGTGATCTGActttacactttttttccttccccaacaAGGGCCaggatttaaaaatcaaaaccaaacccaaaaccccctTTTGCtggtgtgtgtgagtgtgtctAATGGATCGTGGCTTTTAAATTCTTCTCAAAATGTTCTTATGTTGCTGTGTAGCTGCATGTTCCACTTGCTCACTTGAACATGCCACTCCTTCAGACCTGTGTGGTGGATGCAGGCCTCCAGTTGCGGTGTATTTACGTAAAAAGTTCACTGATAACTattactgtgggtttttttttttcgtaaACTCTATTGCAAAACTTTGTGTTAAAACACAGCAGTGGAAAGTGAATTAGCTGGCTGTGGTGTGGTAGTGAGTGTGAACTCTGTCCCTTAATATCCCTTTCCTGCAAGGTTTTACTGTCATTGAGGGCATAATGTAAAATATGCcttggctgggggaagggagactTCAAAACTGGAAACAGCAAAAAGGTGTCAGATGCTTTCCACTGACTCTTCAGTTGGAGAGTATCTGCGTGTGAATCTGACTGTTGTCTCTGCATTTGATCATGGTAAGTCCAGTCATGGCAAAGTCGACTAATTCTAGTTCTGTCTTGTAACCAAGAGCAGTACTAACACAAAGTTGAAGCTTTAAAGATAGTTGTGGTTTTAGCTCAATGATGGCAATTGATGCCCACATACTTGAGACACGGAGTTTGTTCCAAACCTCAAGCTGTGAGCTGCTATTCAAGAAATGAATTGGTGTTTTGCCATTGATGCAAACTACTGCAGTGTTTGACTTGAAAGTAATAATTTTATCTAGTTCAAGCTACAGATAGTTCCAAAAATACTTATTTACagttgaaacagatttttttgtttgttttgtattttatttcatcatctctcttattatttttattttggtatctATTTCCCTCCTTGATAAGAGGCAATTTAATGCCAGTTTTATGTTGCTTTTAGAATAGTTATTTTGGGCTTATCATTTCATGttcatttctctgaaaacaacataaggcagctctctgctgtttgttttgggggaagagaggctcagtaGCTACTCAACAGGAAAGTACTAGTGTGCTGACATCGGTCTTTCTAGATATATGAAATTTGCCAGTGATTTTTGTTGTATGTTCTAGCTGTTGCTGCACTTTGATCAGACTATATCTAATATGGTTAttttttcaaaggcacaaaAATGATAGAGAGAAATTTCTTACAAGTGTATGGGCCATGAGAAAGTATGTGTGATGTTTAATGGCAATTCAGTATCAAGATTTAGTTTAAATGATTAACTATCATCATgataaaaactttaaaacctttgaaaattggtcctctaaacaaaacaaaaaaccccaaaaaccaaacaacaacaaaatattgcttcgttatttttcctcctggtatgaaaatacttttcaagaCTGAAAAGTAACTATTAATAGAAAATGATTGACAGTTTTACTTATAGTGGGTGGtccggatttttttttttgcatacgTTTATAATGTCACAGTGAACGTGAGGTCAGAATTGCATTGCTGGCATGCTTAAGTAGCTTTTGCTAGCTTCCATTACAGATCAAAAACAGTTCTGCAGTTCATGTTCCAGATATATTGAATTCGTTGACCTTGattcttcagtctttcctcaagAAGTTAAAATTGTGTTGCCTTATCTTTGTAATAAGAGGAATGCAATAAAATTaactatgcatttttttcagtctcagcTGAATTTGATATTGAAAATTGGCATAACTCAGGGTTTAAAGTGAAACCAGTGTAAAAGAATACAGAACTGGTCTCACTGCTGGATGCTTTGTAGTTCAAATAatgatttgtattttaaacatttgtCAAAAGAAGCCTTAGCAGAGTTGTTTACTAACTAatcctttttgctttgttttttaaggtgCCTCCTGAATTCTCACTATGTCTGATGGGGACTATGATTACCTCATAAAATTTCTAGCACTTGGTGATTCTGGAGTAGGAAAGACCAGCCTTCTTTACCAATATACAGATGGCAAATTTAATTCCAAATTTATCACAACAGTGGGCATTGACTTTCGGGAAAAGAGAGTGGTGAGTTTTCACAAACCACGTGCTACTTTAAAATGGTATCTGTCTTGGTGATGGCTAGAAtctattttataaaaatctaACCTACCGATCCGTATGCGTAGGCATGCAATCAACAGTTACTGTGTACTTAATCTTGTGACAAGGAATGATCTCATTTTACCTGgttatttttgtcattgttgggttattttgtcattttccttAAAGTAAGAAGAGCTGATTCCAAGCAACCCCTTCTTACTGCTCAGCAAGTGTTGATGAGTGTATTTACTCCGTGAGTTGTGCACGTAGTACCTGGAGTAGCACTTTTACTGTTGAACTCACTTCATGAGGAAGGATCGGGCTgtagtaaaaatgtttttgctgtttgtgaACTGAAATGGCTACTGAATAATGACTGCAATGAtgctttttaaactgctttaaaGCGTGTGAATGGAATGACATAACATGATAATGGAGCTGATCTGGCTTCCTAAGCAGTTACTGCTACCAGAGAATTGTGAAAAATACGTTaggttttttgctgttttgttttggttggttggtttggggttttttttttttaccccctgAATTGTTATTAAATTAGGCAAACATACTTTTGACGTGAAGCCGAGTGCTGCATTATGATGACCATTTGGATGCTAGTCTTTACTGCACTGAGAAATTGAGTTGgcacaagtttttttcctccttattgTAGAAGTATTAAATGCCTTTCAGTGGAGTCTGATGATTTCCCAAGTGTCCAGAAATCTGGATGTTTTAATGGGCATTGTGCAGACCGGCTTTTGATGGATGATACGCACCATGGTAGCAGAAGGAGTAAATATCTTGGTGAAATGCAAAACTGGTCTCTTGCATAAATTAGTATTCCTTTTGTGGGATAGTAAACATGGTATGTTTAATTGATCACCATATTTGATAACTCAGGATAAGATTTAGGTTTTGCAACCTGAGTCATATAATCCACAAATTCAGCAAGTTTATGTGTCTCTAAAGGTAATGTTTGTAACTCTGGTGATCTTAGGTATGATGACAGTTGAAGGTAAAGAAGATGACCTAACATGAAGTGTTCTAAACAAGAAATGAATCTATTCTTATCTGATCCTTCCAAAGCTAACAGGTGCCCTTATTTATACTTCCATGCTGAGTAAACTCTcagcttttattattataatccAATTTCTTTTAAGCTGTGATATGGTAAGGTCTACCTTCAGGTCTTTTTCAGCAATCTTTTGGCAGCTAGGAAAAGATGTGTTTATGAGTATATTCTGTTTGCTAGTGAGGTTCTGTTAGCGGTAGAAATTTATTGCCAGCTTACATGATCTTGCTTTTTTGGTCTTACATGATTActtgctttcttaaaattacattttaatttgaacATGATGCAAGATAAtagcaaaaaccagaaaatcaaAATGCTAAATTAAGCTTGCCTAATGAAACTTAATGGCTGTTCTAAATAGCTTTTGGAGTCCATAGTTTATTGGATactgttttttcagtttcactttttacccttatttttaaatattcaattggatgcaaaattaaaatgcaacCCATGTTAGTTTTACCTTATAATGCAGAGGAATTGAGTTGTAGTTGGGATCTTTGTATCAGCAGTGCTAGTTTTGCTGCATTTAATGACTTTAAATGTCAGTTATTTTGTGTTCTGTAGAGGCTGGGCCACTAACACTCAGTCTTGCAAATCTACCTTCTACAGGTGTATAGACCCAATGGGCCAGATGGCGTTGGTGGCAGAGGACAGAGGATACATCTTCAGCTCTGGGATACTGCAGGGCAGGAAAGGTTTGTACTGTTCCCCCACCTAGCAAGTAAGGCAACTGTCATCAAGCTAGATGCAAATGGAACTGAGTACATGAATTCTCTTTATTGATTGTTACATTTTAGTTGTATGACTCAAGATGGGAAAGTGTACTTACTTTAATTTTAACAGTGATGGAAAGTTTCCTATGAATACTCATTAAATTGCAACGTAACTTACAACTGTAGAACATTAAAACTGTAATTGTTGCTTCTTGTCTTTTGGAAacattctgtttattttttcatatccAATGCATATAGatatttttaaggcttttattttttcagttttccttaaaTTTCTGTAAATATGTTGAGGTCTTGGGAAAGTCAGGTGAAATCACctcaaaagattattttctatttgtctTTCAATAGACTAGCATCCTAGTGGTTGATAGTCTTAAAATCAAGATCTGGTGTGTATAGGAGACAAATTCCTGTCCAGAGTTTgaatttcattcttattttaatttctgaatctGGATCAATTGTGCTTTATAGTAGAAGACACTATCTAAAGTTCTCATGCTTGAGTGAAATGTCTCCTTGACTTCCTTAGGCCTTGATTAAGCTGTAGTAATGTTAGTAATTCTTGTTATCCCGTCTCTACATCAGCAAAACAATTATGATTAATACTTCATCCTAGTTAATTCAGTCTTAAGTTACCTCAGTTTTATGACTGTATGCAgttatattttcaaagtaaCTTGTCAGATGAGCCAACTAATTTCACTTTGCTGGTCTAGGTTTCGTAGCTTGACAACGGCTTTCTTCAGAGATGCCATGGGGTTTCTTCTACTCTTTGATATGACAAATGAGCAAAGCTTTCTCAATGTCAGGAACTGGATAAGTATggcttttctttattccttctttttttctttgcacagGTGGGGAGGGAGATATCTTTGTGAATATGGAGTCTCACGGAGAAATAGAGCTGAAAAATACTATCAAAAACCTGGTTTTTATAGCAGTCTCAGTAAGGGAAAGTAAATGTTGCATTCATAACTGTAATAGCTGCTAGTGGTGGCTTCTAGCGCTTACCTGAAATTCAGCTTTACCTACTGAACTTGAATCTTAAACCTGTATAAAAGCAAGCTGAGAGAATGTCGTATCCCTGACTCTGGTGTATAGGTAGAAAGCCTATGCAAAACTCTTTCTGACTCACCTGAAGCTTTGTCAGTAAAACTTAATGGAAGACAAATTACTAGGCTGGTGTATGTAGGTGAAGGAGCTCCCAAACTGTGTCATCCATCAGGAGAGGGAAGTATATCATCTCCTGGCAGCTCACTGAAGATGCTTGGTGAGCATAACTCCCTAAGCTACGAATACGCAACCTCCATGCTAACTTTGTCAGGCTTCTGCTCCCCTGGCTTGTTCCCTGGCTTTTTCACTGAGTACATTACAGTGGATATCCACCTGTTCTCCAGCTCCTCAGTGCAATAGCAGAAGTCCTGTGAGATAACAGAGAACAtacttgttttctgtctttcagagtAATGTTCCTGAAGGACTTTTTGTCCTTGTTGAAATGTAGTAGTGTTCTTAGTGAGCTTTATGTGTGACGGTAAGTTGTGACCCCTATTCGTGTTGTTGCTGTTAGGTCAGCTACAAATGCATGCATATTGTGAAAACCCTGACATTGTATTATGTGGAAACAAGAGCGATCTGGAAGACCAGAGAATGGTGAAAGAAGAGGAGGCTAAGGaacttgcagaaaaatatgAGTAAGTAACTTCCTTCCAGTTATTGCCGTGTTTAAAGCAGAatcaaatgttttctgtaatgCCTTTTCTGTATACTGAAAGGTTACTGAGAGAATAAGCATTTtggaatatgttttttttttctgtcagagaTTAATGATTTCTGCGTTGCCTACTTAGTATTGCAAAAATCTTGCATTGGAGATTAGTTAATCTTATTTCCTTGGCAGTAAACAAAGTAAA is a window of Phalacrocorax aristotelis chromosome 7, bGulAri2.1, whole genome shotgun sequence DNA encoding:
- the RAB27A gene encoding ras-related protein Rab-27A isoform X1; its protein translation is MSDGDYDYLIKFLALGDSGVGKTSLLYQYTDGKFNSKFITTVGIDFREKRVVYRPNGPDGVGGRGQRIHLQLWDTAGQERFRSLTTAFFRDAMGFLLLFDMTNEQSFLNVRNWISQLQMHAYCENPDIVLCGNKSDLEDQRMVKEEEAKELAEKYEIPYFETSAANGNNVSKAIETLLDLIMKRMERCVDKSWIPEGVVRSNGHSSTEHLNEEQEKGKCGC
- the RAB27A gene encoding ras-related protein Rab-27A isoform X2, which encodes MSDGDYDYLIKFLALGDSGVGKTSLLYQYTDGKFNSKFITTVGIDFREKRVVYRPNGPDGVGGRGQRIHLQLWDTAGQERFRSLTTAFFRDAMGFLLLFDMTNEQSFLNVRNWISQLQMHAYCENPDIVLCGNKSDLEDQRMVKEEEAKELAEKYEIPYFETSAANGNNVSKAIETLLDLIMKRMERCVDKSWIPEGVVRSNGHSSTEHLNEEQEKG